The following DNA comes from Microcella sp..
ACCAGGTGCGGTCGCAGTATCGGTTCTTCGTCGTCGACGAGTATCAAGACGTCTCGCCGCTGCAGCATGACCTGCTGTCGCTCTGGCTCGGCGGTCGGCGCGAGTTGTGCGTCGTCGGCGACGCCTCGCAGACCATCTACTCGTTCGCCGGCGCGACGAGCGACTACCTCGTGCGCTTCGGCAGCGAATACCCCGATGCCCGCGTCGTGCGGCTCGAAGAGAATTATCGCTCGACGACCCAGATCGTGACCCTCGCCAACCGGCTCATGCGCGGGCGGCCCGGCGCCCTTACTCTGCACGCCGCGGGCGATGGCAGTGATCGGGGGGCGACGCCCTCGGTCACGCGGCACGTCGACGATGCCGCCGAAGCCGCATCCATCGCCCAGTCGATCGCCCGCCGCATCGACGACGGCACCCCGCCCGAATCGATCGCCGTTCTCTACCGCATCAACACGCAGTCGATCGCGCTCGAGTCGGCGCTCAGCCGCTTCGGCGTGCCCGTGCAGTCGCGCGCCGACAGCCGCTACTTCGACCAGGTCGAAGTCAAGCAGGCCATCATGCTGCTGCGCGGCGCCTCGATCTCGATCGGCGACGAGCCGCTCTTCAAGAGTGTGAGCGACGTCATTCGCGGGCTCGGCTGGCGGCAAGACCCGCCCGAGGGCGGTGGCGCCGAACGTGCCGCTTGGGAGAACCTGAACGCGCTGCTGACCCTCGCCGAAGAGGCTCCGGCAGGCACGACGCTCGCCGACTTCGTGCGCGAGCTGCAGCGCCGGCAGCAGCAGCAGCACGCCCCGACTCGCTCGGCGGTGACGCTCGCGACGCTGCACGCCGCCAAGGGCCTCGAGTGGGATGTGGTCTACATCGCCGGACTCAGCGAGGGCCTCGTGCCGATCACCTTCGCGCAGGGGCTCGAGGCCGTCGATGAAGAGCGGCGGCTGTTCTACGTGGGCATCACGCGTGCGCGGCGAGTGCTCGAGCTCTCGTGGGCGCAGCGGCAGACGTCGGCGCGCGCCGAGCGGGCTCCGAGCCGTTTTCTCGACGAAGTGCGGGCTCCGGCCGCGGGCTGAGCCCGCGGCAACCGCACAGCTCGCTCGGCAACCAGACCTGCTCGCTGCGCTCGCCGGTGTCGACGTCGAGTCGCACGGCCCACCCGTCAGCTGCGCGAAGCAGCAAGCGACGCGTCTCGATCGCGGCCTCGGTCGCGCGAGCGAGGGTCTCGGTCGGCGCCGTGCGACCCCAGAGCTGAGCGGCCACGGCCGACCACGCGTCATCGCGGGCAGCCCGCTGGCGCTCGATGCAGGTGAGGCACGCGGTCACTCCCGGCACGACGAGCGGGCCGACCGTCAGCGCCACCTCGCCGAACACGATGGGCAGGTGCGCGATGTCGCGGCGCAGCCATCGCTGATGCTCGATCGGGTTGACGACGTGGCTGCTCACGAGCACCGCGGCGGCGGGGCGCCGACCGCCGACGCGCGTGATCGAAGCGCCGACGGCCACCGGATGCCCCGCCTCACCGAGCACTCCCGCGACCCGTGCTGCCGAATCCCCGTGGCCCACGATGGCGAGCGGCGCTCTCGACGCGGCGCGCACCCGCTCGCCCCCACGCTCGAGTGCCGGATCGACCGCTCGCAGCACCTCGTCGACACGGCTCGGGGGCACGCCGGCCTGAGCCGCGAGGGTGCTCAGGCCTGCGCGCGAGATGCCCGCAGTGAGGGCGTCGATGAGGCGAGCATCCCCCTCGGTCACCTCGTCGAGAACTGCGAGGCGTGGGTCGACACCAAGCTGCAGGCAGCGCGGCGAGCGCCAGACGATCGGGCGGCGAGAGTCGAGTCGAAGAATCATGCCGCACATGATGCGGTGACATGGCCGCGCGCGGGCGCGGCCTCCACAGCCGCCGATCAGGCGGTGGGCTCGCTCGGGCCGTTCGGCTCGTCGGGGGCCTCTCCGGGCGCGCCCTCGATGGGGCG
Coding sequences within:
- a CDS encoding ATP-dependent helicase, whose protein sequence is MSESVVQRDGSAGGGDSASGPDRLLAALDERQREVAETLLGPVCVLAGAGTGKTRAITHRIAYGVATGAYDPSRVMALTFTTRAAGELLGRLRALGAEGVAARTFHSAALRQLHYFWPIVAGGTPPRILDGKGPLLGQAAGALKLNLDTASLRDTAAEIEWRKVNKLSIDDYARAAQTRVLPSRLTVDSMVALQQLYEQIKDERRQIDFEDVLLATAGMIEAEPRVADQVRSQYRFFVVDEYQDVSPLQHDLLSLWLGGRRELCVVGDASQTIYSFAGATSDYLVRFGSEYPDARVVRLEENYRSTTQIVTLANRLMRGRPGALTLHAAGDGSDRGATPSVTRHVDDAAEAASIAQSIARRIDDGTPPESIAVLYRINTQSIALESALSRFGVPVQSRADSRYFDQVEVKQAIMLLRGASISIGDEPLFKSVSDVIRGLGWRQDPPEGGGAERAAWENLNALLTLAEEAPAGTTLADFVRELQRRQQQQHAPTRSAVTLATLHAAKGLEWDVVYIAGLSEGLVPITFAQGLEAVDEERRLFYVGITRARRVLELSWAQRQTSARAERAPSRFLDEVRAPAAG